One genomic region from Streptomyces sp. NBC_01304 encodes:
- a CDS encoding NAD(P)H-binding protein encodes MTFLVTGATGTVGRQIVEQLLSKGERVRALTRDPERASFPEGVEVVRGDLADPGGLAPAFEGVTGVHLITFGGELFAPLTTGPQLVELAEKAGVRRITVLHGGGPSPLEDAVKASGIDWTVVMPVEFMSNALEWAPGIRASDEVREPFVDRLSAMVHEADIGAVAATALTSSGHGGQAYVVTGPEVLSLQDKVSALAAARGRAIDLVELSEAQAREQWAAQGVPADTIEFLVMVFRDTPAEGRTVNSVVQQVTGRPARTFAEWAVAHADGFRA; translated from the coding sequence ATGACCTTCCTAGTCACCGGAGCCACCGGAACCGTCGGCCGTCAGATCGTCGAGCAGCTGCTGAGCAAGGGCGAGCGGGTGCGCGCCCTGACCCGCGACCCGGAGCGGGCGTCCTTCCCCGAGGGCGTCGAGGTCGTACGCGGCGACCTTGCCGACCCGGGCGGTCTGGCCCCCGCCTTCGAGGGGGTCACCGGGGTCCACCTGATCACCTTCGGCGGGGAGTTGTTCGCTCCGCTGACCACCGGCCCGCAGCTCGTCGAGCTCGCCGAGAAGGCGGGGGTGCGGCGGATCACCGTGCTGCACGGGGGCGGCCCCTCGCCGCTTGAGGACGCGGTCAAGGCGTCCGGGATCGACTGGACGGTCGTGATGCCGGTCGAGTTCATGTCCAACGCACTGGAGTGGGCGCCCGGCATCCGCGCCTCGGACGAGGTCCGCGAGCCCTTCGTGGACCGCCTCAGCGCGATGGTCCACGAGGCGGACATCGGGGCGGTGGCGGCGACCGCGCTCACGTCCTCCGGACACGGCGGGCAGGCGTACGTCGTCACGGGCCCCGAGGTGCTGTCCCTCCAGGACAAGGTGTCGGCGCTGGCGGCCGCGCGCGGGCGTGCCATCGACCTGGTCGAGCTGAGTGAGGCTCAGGCGCGGGAGCAGTGGGCTGCGCAGGGGGTGCCTGCGGACACGATCGAGTTCCTGGTGATGGTTTTCCGGGACACTCCTGCGGAGGGGCGGACGGTGAACTCCGTGGTGCAGCAGGTCACGGGTCGTCCTGCGCGGACGTTCGCGGAGTGGGCGGTTGCGCATGCGGATGGGTTCCGGGCGTAG
- a CDS encoding alpha/beta hydrolase — translation MPDEDAAAEEASAFGHPAVEPDATAAYGEHPDQVVDFYRPRATEGPAPLVILLHGGAWRSPYDRHHITPFADFLARQNLAVANVEYRRGSSLPHQGAEGPVAGRWPETFDDIAAAMDALPDLVREALPQADPTRTVVTGHSAGGHLALWAAARHVLPEDSPWHLPRAPRLRGVVALAPIADFATADELEVCSGASVQLLGGRAKFEERRAYADPSALLPTGIATTVVHGRTDLVVPAAVAEAYADAAAKAGEVVGLTLLENVGHFPLIDPAADACAVVAEEIAQLAW, via the coding sequence ATGCCGGACGAGGACGCCGCCGCCGAGGAAGCCTCGGCCTTCGGGCACCCCGCCGTCGAGCCCGACGCCACCGCCGCGTACGGCGAACACCCCGACCAGGTGGTCGACTTCTACCGGCCCCGCGCCACCGAGGGCCCCGCACCCCTGGTGATCCTCCTGCACGGCGGTGCATGGCGGTCCCCCTACGACCGCCACCACATCACCCCCTTCGCCGACTTCCTCGCCCGCCAGAACCTCGCCGTGGCCAACGTCGAGTACCGCAGGGGCAGTTCACTCCCGCACCAGGGCGCCGAGGGTCCCGTCGCCGGCCGCTGGCCCGAGACCTTCGACGACATCGCGGCAGCGATGGACGCGCTCCCGGACCTCGTACGCGAAGCCCTGCCGCAGGCGGACCCCACCCGGACCGTCGTCACCGGACACTCCGCCGGCGGCCACCTCGCCCTCTGGGCCGCCGCCCGCCACGTGCTCCCCGAGGACTCGCCCTGGCACCTGCCGCGCGCCCCCCGGCTCAGGGGCGTCGTCGCGCTCGCCCCCATCGCCGACTTCGCGACGGCGGACGAGCTGGAGGTCTGCTCCGGGGCGAGTGTCCAACTCCTCGGCGGGCGGGCGAAGTTCGAGGAGCGCCGGGCCTACGCCGACCCCTCCGCGCTGCTCCCCACCGGCATCGCCACGACCGTCGTCCACGGTCGCACCGACCTCGTCGTGCCCGCGGCCGTCGCCGAGGCCTACGCCGACGCGGCCGCGAAGGCCGGCGAGGTGGTGGGCCTGACCCTCCTCGAGAATGTCGGGCACTTCCCGCTCATCGACCCGGCCGCCGACGCCTGCGCCGTGGTGGCGGAGGAGATCGCCCAACTGGCCTGGTGA
- the kynU gene encoding kynureninase, protein MSESLAARAAALDAADELGKLREQFVLDEGVVYLDGNSLGALPRAVPGRVAEVVAHEWGELLIRSWTESGWWEAPERIGDRIAPLVGAAPGQIVVGDSTSVNVFKAVVGAVRLAGAGPGGAVRDEILVDASTFPTDGYIAESAARMTGCRLRPVDPASVPDEVGPRTAAVLVNHVDYRSGRLQDLPGITAAVRGAGALAVWDLCHSAGALSVGLDAHEVDLAVGCTYKYLNGGPGSPAYLYVAARHQAAFDSPLPGWNSHAEPFGMRPGFEPAQGALRGRVGTPDILSMLALEASLGVWSDVSVDAVRAKSLALTDFFLECVRAHVPAGQVELLTPSDHAARGSQIALRCAGASSVMASLISRGVIGDYRAPDVLRFGFTPLYVGFAEVERAARVLGDVLG, encoded by the coding sequence ATGTCTGAGTCGCTTGCCGCGCGGGCCGCGGCGCTGGACGCCGCCGATGAACTGGGCAAGCTGCGCGAGCAGTTCGTGCTCGACGAGGGTGTGGTGTACCTCGACGGGAACTCGCTGGGCGCGCTGCCGCGTGCCGTTCCCGGCCGGGTCGCGGAGGTCGTCGCCCACGAGTGGGGCGAGCTGCTGATCCGCTCCTGGACGGAGTCCGGCTGGTGGGAGGCGCCCGAGCGGATCGGGGACCGCATCGCGCCGCTGGTCGGGGCCGCGCCCGGGCAGATCGTGGTCGGGGACTCGACCAGCGTGAACGTCTTCAAGGCGGTCGTGGGCGCGGTACGGCTCGCGGGGGCCGGCCCGGGGGGTGCGGTCAGGGACGAGATTCTTGTCGACGCTTCTACGTTCCCGACGGACGGCTATATCGCGGAGTCGGCGGCGCGGATGACGGGCTGCCGGTTGCGGCCCGTCGACCCCGCGTCCGTGCCGGACGAGGTCGGGCCGCGGACCGCGGCGGTCCTGGTCAACCACGTCGACTACCGCAGCGGGCGGCTGCAGGACCTGCCGGGAATCACGGCTGCCGTGCGCGGCGCGGGTGCGCTGGCGGTGTGGGACCTGTGCCACAGCGCGGGGGCCCTGTCGGTGGGGCTCGACGCCCATGAGGTCGACCTCGCGGTCGGCTGCACGTACAAGTACCTGAACGGGGGGCCCGGTTCACCCGCGTACCTGTACGTGGCGGCGCGCCATCAGGCCGCCTTCGACTCGCCGCTGCCCGGGTGGAACTCGCATGCGGAGCCCTTCGGGATGCGGCCCGGCTTCGAGCCTGCTCAGGGGGCGCTGCGGGGGCGGGTCGGTACGCCGGACATCCTGTCCATGCTTGCCCTCGAGGCCTCGCTCGGGGTGTGGTCCGATGTGTCCGTGGACGCGGTCCGGGCGAAGTCCCTGGCGTTGACGGACTTCTTCCTGGAGTGCGTGCGGGCCCATGTCCCGGCCGGGCAGGTCGAGTTGCTGACCCCTTCGGATCATGCCGCTCGGGGCAGCCAGATCGCGCTGCGGTGCGCCGGGGCGTCGTCAGTCATGGCTTCGCTGATATCCCGTGGCGTGATCGGGGACTACCGGGCCCCCGACGTCCTCCGCTTCGGCTTCACGCCGCTGTATGTGGGCTTTGCGGAGGTTGAGCGGGCGGCTCGGGTGCTGGGGGATGTGCTGGGCTAG
- a CDS encoding tryptophan 2,3-dioxygenase family protein, producing the protein MSHEAEIHDQETPDSPHLDFAGTTPYEDYVQADVLTHLQHLRSDDPGEMVFLVTTQVMELWFTVIVHEWETASRALREDDIPVAVAALKRSVRELEALNASWKPLGQLTPGQFNSYRAALGDGSGFQSAMYRRMEFLLGDKSASMLVPHRGAPRVYAELEKALAEPSLYDEVLALLARRGHEVPAAVLERDRSLRYEPSPEVEAVWTSLYAAEDAEGPAAELLRLGEALTDVGELVWRWRNDHLVATRRAMGSKAGTGGSAGVAWLEKRARKNVFPELWTARSHV; encoded by the coding sequence ATGTCCCACGAGGCGGAGATCCACGATCAGGAGACCCCTGACAGCCCGCATCTCGACTTCGCAGGCACCACGCCGTACGAGGACTACGTACAGGCCGATGTCCTCACCCACCTTCAGCACCTCCGCTCGGACGACCCGGGCGAGATGGTCTTCCTGGTGACGACCCAGGTGATGGAGCTGTGGTTCACGGTGATCGTCCACGAGTGGGAGACCGCCTCGCGCGCGCTGCGCGAGGACGACATCCCGGTCGCGGTCGCCGCGCTCAAGCGGAGCGTCCGTGAGCTGGAGGCGCTGAACGCCTCCTGGAAGCCGCTCGGCCAGCTCACCCCCGGCCAGTTCAACTCCTACCGCGCGGCCCTCGGTGACGGCTCCGGATTCCAGTCCGCGATGTACCGCCGGATGGAGTTCCTGCTCGGCGACAAGTCCGCGTCCATGCTGGTTCCCCACCGGGGCGCGCCGCGCGTGTACGCCGAGTTGGAGAAGGCCCTTGCCGAGCCGAGCCTCTACGACGAGGTGCTCGCACTGCTCGCACGACGCGGGCACGAGGTGCCGGCGGCCGTCCTGGAGCGGGACCGCTCCCTGCGGTACGAGCCGTCGCCGGAGGTCGAGGCGGTGTGGACCTCGCTGTACGCGGCCGAGGATGCAGAGGGACCGGCCGCCGAACTCCTGCGCCTGGGCGAGGCGTTGACGGACGTCGGCGAGCTCGTGTGGCGATGGCGCAACGACCACCTGGTCGCCACCCGGCGCGCGATGGGCAGCAAGGCCGGGACCGGTGGTTCGGCCGGCGTCGCCTGGCTGGAGAAGCGGGCCCGCAAGAACGTCTTCCCCGAGCTGTGGACGGCGCGCAGCCATGTCTGA
- a CDS encoding DUF3151 domain-containing protein has translation MAIHKDLLGGPPPTHLPDDPEPRELLANGTASADVAAKYPASSLAWAQLADEAFERGSVVESYAYARTGYHRGLDSLRRSGWKGHGPVPWEHEPNRGFLRALHALARAAQSIGEQEEYERCAGFLRDSSETAAQTLG, from the coding sequence ATGGCCATTCACAAGGATCTGCTCGGGGGACCGCCCCCGACCCACCTGCCCGACGACCCCGAGCCCCGCGAGCTCCTCGCGAACGGCACGGCGTCCGCCGATGTCGCCGCGAAGTACCCCGCGTCCTCGCTCGCCTGGGCCCAGCTCGCCGACGAGGCCTTCGAGCGCGGCAGCGTCGTCGAGTCGTACGCGTACGCCCGCACCGGCTACCACCGCGGCCTGGACTCCCTGCGCCGCTCCGGCTGGAAGGGCCACGGCCCCGTGCCGTGGGAGCACGAGCCGAACCGCGGCTTCCTGCGGGCCCTGCACGCCCTCGCCCGCGCCGCGCAGTCGATCGGCGAGCAGGAGGAGTACGAGCGCTGCGCCGGCTTCCTGCGGGACTCCTCCGAGACTGCGGCCCAGACCCTGGGCTAG
- the fbaA gene encoding class II fructose-bisphosphate aldolase, with the protein MPIATPEVYNEMLDRAKAGKFAYPAINVTSSQTLHAALRGLAEAESDGIIQMSTGGAEFLGGQHSKDMVTGAVALAEFAHIVAKKYDITVALHTDHCPKGKLDTYVRPLLDISAERVAKGENPLFQSHMWDGSAETLADNLAIGQELLAKAAAAKIILEIEITPTGGEEDGVSHEINDNLYTTVDDAIRTAEAMGLGEKGRYLLAASFGNVHGVYKPGNVVLKPELLKELQEGVGAKFGKTSPFDFVFHGGSGSTLEEIHTALEYGVVKQNLDTDMQYAFTRPVVDHMFKNYDGVLKVDGEVGTKSLYDPRTWGKAAEAGMAARVVEACGALRSTGTKIK; encoded by the coding sequence ATGCCCATCGCAACCCCCGAGGTCTACAACGAGATGCTCGACCGGGCGAAGGCAGGCAAGTTTGCCTACCCGGCGATCAACGTGACCTCCTCGCAGACGCTGCACGCCGCCCTGCGCGGCCTCGCGGAGGCCGAGAGCGACGGCATCATCCAGATGTCCACCGGTGGCGCCGAGTTCCTGGGCGGCCAGCACTCCAAGGACATGGTGACCGGCGCCGTAGCCCTCGCCGAGTTCGCGCACATCGTGGCCAAGAAGTACGACATCACCGTCGCGCTGCACACGGACCACTGCCCCAAGGGCAAGCTGGACACCTACGTCCGCCCGCTCCTGGACATCTCCGCCGAGCGCGTCGCCAAGGGCGAGAACCCGCTCTTCCAGTCGCACATGTGGGACGGCTCCGCCGAGACCCTCGCCGACAACCTGGCCATCGGCCAGGAGCTGCTCGCCAAGGCCGCCGCCGCGAAGATCATCCTCGAGATCGAGATCACCCCGACCGGCGGTGAGGAGGACGGCGTCTCGCACGAGATCAACGACAACCTCTACACCACCGTCGACGACGCGATCCGCACCGCCGAGGCCATGGGCCTGGGCGAGAAGGGCCGCTACCTGCTCGCCGCCTCCTTCGGCAACGTGCACGGCGTCTACAAGCCGGGCAACGTCGTCCTCAAGCCCGAGCTGCTCAAGGAGCTGCAGGAGGGCGTCGGCGCGAAGTTCGGCAAGACCTCGCCGTTCGACTTCGTCTTCCACGGCGGCTCCGGCTCCACCCTCGAGGAGATCCACACCGCCCTCGAGTACGGCGTCGTGAAGCAGAACCTCGACACCGACATGCAGTACGCCTTCACGCGTCCGGTCGTGGACCACATGTTCAAGAACTACGACGGCGTTCTGAAGGTCGACGGCGAGGTCGGCACCAAGTCCCTGTACGACCCCCGCACCTGGGGCAAGGCCGCCGAGGCCGGCATGGCCGCGCGTGTGGTCGAGGCCTGTGGCGCGCTGCGTTCGACGGGCACGAAGATCAAGTAA
- the pyrE gene encoding orotate phosphoribosyltransferase — protein sequence MSDDVRSRLLQQIKDKAVVHGKVTLSSGLEADYYVDLRRVTLDGEAAPLVGQVLLDLTADLDFDAVGGLTMGADPVAASMLHASAARGKRLDAFVVRKEAKAHGMQRRVEGPDIKGRRVLVVEDTSTTGGSPLTAVEAVREAGAEVVGVATIVDRATGAAEKITEGAGVPYVFAFSKDELGLD from the coding sequence ATGAGCGACGACGTACGCAGCCGGCTGCTGCAGCAGATCAAGGACAAGGCCGTGGTCCACGGCAAGGTGACCCTCTCCTCCGGTCTGGAGGCCGACTACTACGTCGACCTGCGCCGCGTCACCCTGGACGGAGAGGCCGCACCGCTCGTCGGGCAGGTGCTCCTCGACCTGACCGCGGACCTCGACTTCGACGCCGTGGGCGGGCTGACCATGGGTGCCGACCCCGTCGCCGCCTCGATGCTGCACGCCTCCGCCGCCCGCGGAAAGCGCCTGGACGCCTTCGTCGTGCGCAAGGAGGCCAAGGCGCACGGCATGCAGCGCCGGGTGGAGGGGCCCGACATCAAGGGCCGCCGTGTCCTGGTCGTCGAGGACACCTCCACCACGGGTGGCTCCCCGCTGACCGCCGTCGAGGCCGTCCGGGAGGCCGGCGCCGAGGTCGTGGGCGTCGCCACGATCGTGGACCGTGCCACCGGTGCCGCCGAGAAGATCACTGAGGGTGCCGGGGTGCCGTACGTCTTCGCGTTCTCCAAGGACGAGCTGGGCCTCGACTGA
- a CDS encoding aldose epimerase family protein has translation MTTHDLTTLTAGNAELTIDGGNGCRIAGLRIGGKEVLRQGDHFGSFPMVPWCGRTENGRFRNGAVEHQLPVNNPPHAIHGTVRDQPWRRATLGAGEATFTYDLKEPWPYEARVTQVFELAEDRLTVRIGIETYADSFPAQAGWHPWFLRTLSEGGEEVRIAFDAEWQEERGSNHLPTGKRIAPKEGPWDDCFGMPDGVDVTLTWPGELELKVTSREPWVVIYDEQPEAVCVEPQSGPPNGLNTLPRLVTPIEPLEAAMTWTWRTP, from the coding sequence GTGACCACACACGACCTCACCACGCTCACCGCCGGCAACGCCGAGCTCACCATCGACGGCGGCAATGGATGCCGCATCGCCGGACTGAGAATCGGCGGCAAAGAGGTGCTGCGGCAAGGGGATCACTTCGGCAGCTTCCCCATGGTCCCCTGGTGCGGGCGCACCGAGAACGGGCGGTTCCGGAACGGGGCCGTGGAGCATCAGCTCCCGGTCAACAACCCCCCGCACGCCATCCACGGCACCGTCCGCGACCAGCCCTGGCGCCGCGCGACCCTCGGCGCGGGCGAGGCGACGTTCACGTACGACCTGAAGGAGCCCTGGCCGTACGAGGCCCGGGTCACGCAGGTCTTCGAGCTGGCCGAGGACCGCCTCACCGTCCGGATCGGGATCGAGACGTACGCCGACTCCTTCCCGGCGCAGGCAGGCTGGCACCCCTGGTTCCTGCGCACCCTCAGCGAGGGCGGCGAGGAAGTGCGGATCGCCTTCGACGCGGAGTGGCAGGAGGAGCGGGGCAGCAATCACCTGCCGACCGGCAAGCGCATCGCCCCGAAGGAAGGCCCCTGGGACGACTGCTTCGGCATGCCCGACGGCGTGGACGTGACGCTGACCTGGCCCGGCGAGCTGGAGCTGAAGGTCACCTCCCGCGAACCCTGGGTCGTGATCTACGACGAGCAGCCCGAGGCGGTCTGCGTGGAGCCCCAGTCCGGCCCGCCGAACGGCCTGAACACCCTGCCGCGCCTGGTCACCCCCATCGAACCTCTGGAAGCCGCGATGACCTGGACGTGGCGAACCCCGTGA
- a CDS encoding SRPBCC domain-containing protein, with amino-acid sequence MELEVFVPVEPDSLRQVLADPARAARAVPGLQREVGEGAEPLSGRLKARIAGHTITYRGALRITERPGGEFAVEGDATEVRGAGAVKLALTLRVLSAEGGSMLTFAGTATADGRVAELPSSAVDSSVRRLLGRVGEGLGKVAASGAAAASGSGSGSVEPEVVAEPAPEPEPVADPEPVAPSVFDTEIPPSALDAFGEDGPEVVFGEPPVEAAHARRTMIGRSAEEVDHAPPRGRYAPVPAPSALTTQDTLRWAAPAAALVLASAIVVGRVLRRRK; translated from the coding sequence ATGGAGCTTGAGGTGTTCGTTCCCGTTGAGCCCGACTCGCTGCGGCAGGTCCTGGCGGACCCCGCCCGCGCGGCCCGTGCCGTCCCCGGGCTCCAGCGCGAGGTCGGCGAAGGGGCCGAGCCTCTCTCCGGTCGCCTGAAGGCGCGGATCGCGGGGCACACCATCACCTATCGCGGGGCCCTGCGGATCACCGAACGCCCCGGCGGGGAGTTCGCGGTGGAGGGCGATGCGACGGAGGTGCGGGGTGCCGGCGCCGTCAAACTCGCCCTGACCCTGCGGGTGTTGTCCGCCGAGGGTGGCAGCATGCTCACCTTTGCCGGTACGGCCACGGCGGACGGGCGGGTGGCGGAGCTGCCCTCGTCGGCGGTGGATTCGTCCGTGCGGCGGTTGCTGGGGCGGGTGGGGGAGGGGCTGGGGAAGGTCGCGGCTTCCGGTGCCGCTGCCGCTTCGGGTTCGGGTTCGGGTTCGGTGGAGCCCGAGGTGGTTGCCGAGCCGGCTCCCGAGCCGGAGCCGGTGGCCGACCCCGAGCCGGTCGCGCCTTCTGTCTTCGATACGGAGATTCCGCCTTCCGCGCTCGATGCCTTCGGGGAGGACGGGCCCGAGGTCGTCTTCGGGGAGCCGCCCGTGGAGGCTGCGCATGCGCGGCGGACGATGATCGGGCGGAGCGCGGAGGAGGTCGATCATGCGCCGCCGCGCGGGCGGTACGCGCCGGTGCCGGCGCCTTCGGCTCTCACCACGCAGGACACCTTGCGGTGGGCCGCGCCTGCTGCGGCTCTCGTTCTTGCCTCGGCGATCGTGGTGGGGCGGGTCTTGCGGCGTCGTAAGTGA